The following are encoded in a window of Zymoseptoria tritici IPO323 chromosome 4, whole genome shotgun sequence genomic DNA:
- a CDS encoding SNF2 family DNA-dependent ATPase (Putative Swi2/Snf2-related ATPase, component of the SWR1 complex; required for the incorporation of Htz1p into chromatin), translating to MTIPNSAPEVEADVPHTGTGSNTHDDGNASPTRPIDGDGDTAIKDETDTRDATPQLDDDPSTLRPAPQPSAKRRESEAALTSPDPVAEKPAKKRKRAPSPPWQFPTAETTTLKSADGRRVSARVNLGGTPGLSEGEGRGRSDSQLSAPRSRPASPPWKKFGAEGPTTINVDGKRKSGRFNKDVGETPPKRISPRSKKQVDMLATSKQEVKSNGKRPVGRPPKKQEIEGKSTTGEDRLASFTTSTKIKELQARIAALQPTRSFPAPEPVPARKKPGPKPGSKRKAMQDVKMEDASATTPVVRKGPRRSNVSPSPEDLTKPSPKIRLRFNTPRKAIDHPTPRAIPRTPAHPPQISLYQLLDEWELKELQQPYLENDRGPPDAEYFAQRAVKQAAEEAAMRERILKEAQPGGVLSRDHLSLYQDERQLEPPQQYGHHDDLVGHVLWLRQLQRKEKVQHRALAKKIAYEALDKWKTIHGPTEEDIVAEQDKIFRLVAKQVFADMKAKWDLVEAHVREARRQAYEAEQEALRAEKLQKKLEWSENLLAKQRGDADVDSDIDIHTDSTGDVEGSEDDDEDDGDEEEGEENMSDSASDAVQDAEEEEGEMDDDTLAAYLAQRQAEPPDKKGEVAQDEDEAEDEDEDQEKNDAPSEGETEEKVTPRVDEPRGEGDDQDSIVPERRVRKRGAASRSPSPTKEELQVEEHLSSDESTDMDSEDYDSDEDMSSTGDEADDNDNDDDDGDAASNAADDEPAIMRNSLLALYTPKELLREKDGGLPTPMTSVENGGDNENPRSGSESRSDKQANAGAGEDHDSVDAQLDVNGEYSQEATQAATPAVDDASRQAPSPDDPKQDAEEDVEEMDVVEDLGAKTLVPIPSMMRGTLRSYQHAGLDWLASLYRNGTNGILADEMGLGKTIQTISLLAHLAEAHEVWDTHLVIVPTSVILNWVTEFHKFLPGFRVLAYYGTFEERVAKRKGWSNDPHHENKEKRGYNVVITSYNVAMQDINAIRNVQWHYLILDEAHNIRNFNSQRWQTLIRLRTKARLLLTGTPLQNDLAEVWALLTFLTAGDDDRSHGELEEFLSHWKDPVKEIFDQGVQKISENAQRVVNQLHVSLRPFLLRRKKIEVEKDLPKKTESVVVCKLSKRQRQLYQDYMGLAETKASLAKGNGVQAGAVLLSLRRVCNHPDLFDPRPIQTSFAMDTSPLEIYSSKERLVRELLGVRDGPPIDMLVAGNENRSKAILSRGRKLSARAQLLQEVNKLEAVPAGDDLDPSTIVGVRALQRLYDRQRKVHQMRACIQATDSAFGRTPVYGSDLREILTISTGRPYNFKSRRQPTVRFLQAWPSPGRRPLRLDHPSDWSAVATTRLQADIATYDKYAERLKDTVVRFTFVPPAATVPILDYAIPPQLQEALRASPSYPVEEDWGHEARVRASIAFPDSRLLIYDSGKLQRLTYLLRELQSKGSRSLIFTQMTGTLNILEQFLSLMNLPYLRLDGSTPVERRQIMSAEFNRPDSKYQCMILSSRAGGVGLNLTGASSVIFYDLDWNPQMDRQCMDRAHRIGQVRDVEVYKMVSEKTVEENILRRANQKSLLDQTVIQDGHFTTEYQQPTRQDTPDDDNGNDEVAVAIERFLGGEEKTTTQALESVEDREDVLAAQQARKEDLQDDVDFAERSSKGPSKANTPGPSGGVAEGEVDELKGHVDRFMIKNMEWMLKDWVYVPPPVRRLDKHGRDPSHRPKRKR from the coding sequence ATGACCATACCGAACTCTGCTCCTGAAGTGGAGGCAGACGTTCCTCATACGGGAACAGGATCGAATACACATGATGATGGAAACGCTTCTCCTACGCGACCGatcgatggcgatggcgacACTGCTATCAAAGACGAGACCGACACCCGCGACGCCACGCCGCAACTCGACGACGACCCCTCCACACTTCGACCAGCACCTCAACCCAGCGCGAAGAGACGAGAGTCTGAAGCTGCGTTGACATCACCGGATCCGGTCGCCGAGAAACCCGCCAAAAAGCGCAAGCGAGCACCCTCCCCACCATGGCAGTTTCCCACGGCCGAGACGACAACGTTGAAGAGCGCAGATGGTCGACGCGTGTCAGCACGTGTGAACCTGGGAGGTACGCCCGGTTTGAGCGAAGGTGAAGGTCGAGGGCGGAGCGATAGCCAATTGTCAGCGCCTCGCTCGAGACCTGCAAGTCCTCCTTGGAAGAAGTTTGGGGCGGAAGGTCCGACAACGATCAACGTGGACGGCAAGCGTAAGAGCGGTCGTTTCAACAAGGATGTCGGAGAGACTCCTCCCAAGCGAATCAGCCCGAGGAGTAAGAAGCAGGTCGATATGTTGGCGACATCCAAGCAGGAGGTGAAGAGCAACGGGAAGAGGCCGGTTGGTCGGCCCCCAAAAAAGCAGGAGATCGAAGGGAAGTCGACGACTGGCGAGGATAGACTGGCGAGCTTCACGACGAGTACAAAGATAAAGGAGCTACAGGCACGGATTGCTGCTCTTCAACCGACGCGCTCGTTTCCAGCGCCGGAGCCTGTTCCCGCCCGCAAAAAGCCTGGTCCGAAACCTGGATCCAAGCGGAAGGCGATGCAGGATGTCAAGATGGAAGATGCGTCTGCTACGACACCGGTGGTCCGCAAGGGTCCTCGTCGAAGCAATGTGTCGCCATCGCCTGAAGACTTGACGAAACCCTCGCCCAAGATTCGACTCCGCTTCAATACTCCACGAAAAGCGATCGATCATCCGACGCCGAGAGCGATACCACGGACTCCTGCTCACCCGCCTCAGATCTCTCTGTATCAACTTCTGGACGAATGGGAATTGAAAGAGTTACAGCAGCCATACTTGGAGAACGATCGTGGTCCACCTGATGCGGAGTACTTCGCTCAGCGGGCTGTAAAGCAGGCTGCCGAGGAAGCTGCAATGCGAGAGCGGATATTGAAAGAGGCTCAACCGGGTGGAGTGCTTAGTCGAGATCATCTCAGTTTGTATCAGGATGAGCGACAATTGGAGCCTCCGCAGCAGTATGGACACCACGACGATCTTGTCGGGCATGTGCTCTGGCTGCGGCAGCTTCAGAGGAAAGAAAAGGTTCAGCACCGCGCGCTCGCGAAGAAGATCGCCTACGAGGCTCTTGACAAGTGGAAGACCATTCATGGGCCCACTGAGGAGGATATCGTGGCTGAACAGGACAAAATCTTCCGTCTGGTGGCCAAGCAGGTGTTTGCCGATATGAAGGCAAAATGGGATTTGGTCGAAGCGCATGTGCGCGAGGCGAGGAGACAGGCATACGAAGCTGAGCAGGAAGCATTGCGAGCGGAGAAATTGCAGAAGAAGCTCGAGTGGAGTGAGAATTTGCTTGCCAAACAGCGCGGAGATGCAGATGTCGACAGCGATATCGACATACACACGGACAGTACAGGCGATGTCGAGGGCTccgaggatgatgacgaggatgacggcgacgaggaggaaggggaaGAGAACATGAGCGATTCTGCAAGCGACGCCGTGCAGGAtgcagaagaagaggagggtgAGATGGATGACGATACATTGGCGGCATATCTGGCTCAGCGGCAGGCCGAACCGCCagataagaagggcgaggtcGCAcaggatgaagacgaggccgaagatgaagatgaagaccaGGAAAAGAATGATGCGCCGAGCGAGGGCGAAACAGAGGAAAAAGTGACTCCTCGAGTCGACGAGCCACGTGGGGAAGGTGATGACCAAGACAGCATCGTCCCCGAAAGACGCGTGAGAAAGCGTGGAGCCGCTTCACGTTCTCCTTCCCCCACAAAGGAAGAGCTTCAAGTTGAAGAGCATCTCTCTTCTGATGAGTCTACAGACATGGACTCCGAGGATTACGATTCGGATGAGGACATGAGCAGTACCGGAGACGAAGCCGACGACAATGAtaatgatgacgatgatggtgACGCTGCAAGCAATGCGGCCGATGACGAGCCCGCAATTATGCGCAACTCTCTCCTTGCTCTTTACACCCCGAAGGAGCTGTTGCGGGAGAAGGATGGAGGTCTGCCTACGCCAATGACCAGCGTTGAGAATGGTGGCGATAACGAAAACCCACGTTCTGGATCCGAGTCGCGGTCAGACAAACAGGCCAATGCTGGTGCCGGCGAGGATCATGACAGCGTCGATGCTCAGCTCGATGTCAACGGCGAGTATTCGCAGGAGGCGACGCAAGCTGCCACTCCAGCCGTCGACGATGCTTCTCGCCAAGCACCGTCTCCAGATGATCCCAAGCaagacgccgaggaagatgtcgaggagatggacgTCGTGGAAGACTTGGGTGCCAAAACCTTGGTCCCTATTCCGTCCATGATGCGCGGCACCCTTCGATCGTACCAACATGCGGGTCTCGACTGGCTTGCATCGCTGTATCGCAACGGCACCAATGGAATCTTAGCAGACGAGATGGGCTTGGGAAAGACCATTCAGACAATCTCTCTACTTGCCCACTTGGCAGAAGCCCACGAGGTGTGGGACACGCATCTTGTGATTGTGCCAACATCGGTTATCCTCAACTGGGTCACAGAGTTTCACAAATTTTTGCCCGGATTCCGCGTTCTAGCATACTACGGCACTTTTGAAGAGCGAGTGGCCAAGCGAAAAGGATGGTCGAACGATCCTCACCACGAAAACAAGGAAAAGAGAGGATACAACGTGGTCATCACCAGCTACAATGTCGCCATGCAAGACATCAATGCCATTCGCAATGTTCAGTGGCACTATCTCATCCTTGATGAAGCTCACAACATCCGAAACTTCAATAGCCAGCGTTGGCAGACCCTGATCCGCTTGAGGACAAAAGCGAGATTACTGTTGACCGGAACACCGCTTCAAAACGACCTCGCAGAAGTCTGGGCATTGCTGACATTTCTCACTGctggcgacgacgatcgatcacatggcgagctggaggagTTTCTCAGCCACTGGAAAGATCCAGTCAAGGAGATCTTTGACCAAGGCGTGCAAAAGATCTCGGAAAATGCTCAACGCGTCGTCAACCAATTGCACGTCTCTCTGCGTCCCTTTTTGCTCCGACGCAAGAAGATCGAAGTGGAGAAGGATCTTCCTAAGAAGACAGAGAGTGTGGTTGTTTGCAAGCTCAGCAAGCGTCAGCGCCAGCTTTATCAGGATTATATGGGTCTTGCCGAGACCAAGGCCTCCCTTGCCAAAGGTAATGGAGTCCAGGCTGGTGCAGTGCTGCTCAGTCTGAGGCGTGTATGCAATCATCCTGATCTGTTCGATCCGAGACCGATTCAGACAAGCTTTGCCATGGATACCAGTCCGCTTGAGATCTACAGCAGCAAAGAACGGCTTGTAAGGGAGCTTCTCGGCGTGCGCGACGGTCCGCCAATAGACATGCTAGTCGCCGGAAACGAGAATCGCAGCAAAGCGATACTGAGCAGAGGACGTAAACTCAGCGCTCGTGCGCAGCTACTGCAGGAAGTCAACAAGCTGGAGGCTGTGCCCGCAGGAGACGACCTTGACCCAAGCACCATTGTTGGCGTTCGAGCATTGCAGCGTCTCTACGACCGACAACGCAAAGTGCACCAGATGCGCGCCTGCATTCAAGCAACGGACTCGGCATTTGGCAGAACTCCAGTCTACGGATCTGATCTGCGGGAGATTTTGACGATCAGCACCGGCAGACCGTACAATTTCAAGTCTCGCCGCCAGCCGACGGTACGATTCTTGCAAGCCTGGCCAAGTCCTGGTCGCCGACCACTCAGATTGGATCATCCCAGTGATTGGAGTGCCGTGGCGACGACACGCCTGCAAGCGGACATCGCAACTTACGACAAGTATGCCGAGAGACTCAAGGACACCGTTGTGAGATTCACCTTCGTTCCGCCTGCTGCGACCGTTCCCATCCTAGACTATGCTATTCCGCCACAATTGCAAGAGGCTCTCCGGGCATCTCCCTCATATCccgtcgaagaagactgGGGTCACGAAGCTCGCGTACGCGCTAGCATTGCGTTCCCGGACTCACGTTTGCTCATCTACGATTCTGGAAAACTGCAACGTCTGACCTACCTCCTGCGAGAGCTGCAATCAAAGGGCTCACGAAGTCTGATCTTCACCCAAATGACCGGCACGCTCAACATCCTCGAGCAGTTCCTGAGCTTGATGAACCTACCATATCTCCGCCTGGACGGTAGCACTCCGGTCGAGCGACGACAAATCATGTCCGCCGAATTCAATCGACCAGACTCCAAGTACCAATGCATGATCCTTTCGTCTCGCGCTGGTGGTGTCGGACTCAATTTGACCGGCGCGTCCTCCGTCATcttctacgacctcgatTGGAACCCTCAGATGGACCGACAATGTATGGACCGCGCTCATCGTATTGGTCAAGTCCGTGACGTCGAAGTGTACAAAATGGTCAGCGAAAAGACGGTCGAAGAGAACATTCTCCGACGCGCCAATCAGAAGAGTTTGCTTGATCAGACGGTCATCCAGGATGGACACTTCACGACTGAATACCAGCAGCCCACTCGCCAAGATACTCCTGACGATGATAATGGCAACGACGAGGTCGCAGTCGCCATCGAGCGCTTCCTCGGCGGGGAGGAAAAGACCACGACCCAAGCGTTGGAATCTGTCGAGGATCGGGAAGACGTGCTCGCTGCGCAGCAGGCCCGCAAGGAGGACCTGCAAGACGACGTCGACTTCGCCGAGCGGTCGAGCAAAGGTCCTTCGAAAGCCAATACACCTGGTCCGAGCGGCGGCGTGGCTGAGGGTGAAGTCGATGAGCTCAAAGGTCATGTGGACCGATTCATGATCAAGAATATGGAATGGATGCTGAAGGATTGGGTCTATGTACCGCCGCCGGTCAGGAGATTGGACAAACATGGAAGGGATCCGAGCCATCGGCCGAAGAGGAAGCGGTAG